The following are from one region of the Anomaloglossus baeobatrachus isolate aAnoBae1 chromosome 1, aAnoBae1.hap1, whole genome shotgun sequence genome:
- the MSX1 gene encoding homeobox protein MSX-1 has protein sequence MAPGALITSFQLGGATVDSPRYSRAAMQTSLKMAVEEESESKPRVNAAVLPFSVEALMADRKPGRDRDLCSPAASPLPGTSHSPRMGSLPAADTPSPPIPLNSHFTVGGIMKLPEEALVKSESPDRERNPWMQNPRFSPSPTRRMSPPACTLRKHKTNRKPRTPFTTSQLLALERKFRQKQYLSIAERAEFSSSLNLTETQVKIWFQNRRAKAKRLQEAELEKLKMAAKPMLPPAFGISFPLGTAVPTASLYGASNPFHRPALPVSPMGLYTAHVGYSMYHLS, from the exons ATGGCCCCTGGTGCTCTCATCACTTCTTTCCAGCTTGGTGGAGCAACAGTTGACAGCCCTCGATACAGCAGAGCAGCCATGCAGACCAGCCTAAAgatggcagtggaggaggaaagtgAGAGCAAGCCCAGGGTGAACGCTGCCGTGCTGCCCTTCAGTGTGGAGGCATTGATGGCTGACAGGAAGCCTGGGAGAGACAGGGACCTCTGCAGTCCTGCTGCCTCCCCACTACCAGGGACTTCCCACAGCCCAAGGATGGGCTCCCTGCCTGCTGCAgacacccccagcccccccatcccTCTCAACAGCCATTTTACAGTAGGAGGAATCATGAAGCTCCCAGAAGAAGCACTTGTCAAGTCTGAGAGTCCTGACCGAGAGAGGAACCCCTGGATGCAGAACCCCAGATTCTCCCCATCCCCAACAA GGAGGATGAGCCCCCCAGCCTGCACTCTAAGAAAGCACAAAACCAACAGGAAGCCAAGGACTCCCTTCACCACCTCCCAGCTCCTGGCCCTGGAGAGGAAATTCAGGCAGAAACAATATCTTTCCATAGCAGAAAGAGCAGAATTCTCCAGTTCTCTCAACCTCACTGAGACTCAGGTGAAGATTTGGTTCCAGAACCGAAGAGCAAAAGCCAAGAGGCTTCAAGAAGCAGAACTAGAAAAACTAAAAATGGCTGCCAAGCCCATGCTGCCACCAGCTTTTGGCATCTCCTTCCCATTGGGGACTGCTGTGCCCACAGCCTCATTATATGGTGCCTCCAATCCCTTTCATAGGCCTGCCCTGCCAGTATCACCCATGGGACTGTACACTGCACATGTTGGATACAGCATGTATCATCTCTCATAA